Proteins from a genomic interval of Sporolactobacillus sp. Y61:
- a CDS encoding sugar ABC transporter permease: MKKTGVQTFLFIFPTVLLIAIFSLWPILQSFVYTFFDYRLNDQQKSGLYLSDRYNFELFDETQTYVKLFLSEDMDQITDPRDQSKADQLLKEVDQAALTFKGRDGVQKISGEEKSQLKGLSRNAATTVQALNEEYHTKNGKNLIKIVRDYDRSFIESNFIGFKGYAKAFTDRRLSMTLWNTTIFTFISVLFEFVLGLALAMIMNKAIRGQGFIRTTSLIPWAIPTAVAALMWSYLYDGSSGIVAHVFESIGLISDASDLLLSGTGAMIATIIADIWKTTPYMAILLLAGLQTIPKDVYEASEIEGANKVQTFFRITLPMLKPAILVALLFRTLDAFRVFDLVYVLTNGGPGGATETLSLYSYKTMFGQTNFGYGSVIVMVMFICVAIIAILFVKILGTNLMDKN; encoded by the coding sequence ATGAAAAAAACAGGAGTGCAGACCTTCCTGTTTATTTTCCCGACCGTTCTCCTGATCGCCATCTTCTCACTCTGGCCGATTCTTCAATCCTTTGTCTATACTTTTTTCGATTATCGGCTCAATGACCAGCAGAAGTCAGGACTGTATCTCAGCGACAGATACAACTTCGAGTTATTTGATGAGACGCAGACCTATGTTAAGCTGTTTCTTTCTGAAGACATGGATCAGATTACTGACCCTCGTGATCAATCCAAAGCTGATCAGCTGCTTAAAGAAGTAGATCAGGCCGCCTTGACATTTAAAGGTAGAGACGGTGTTCAGAAAATCAGCGGTGAGGAGAAGAGCCAGCTGAAAGGACTTTCCCGGAACGCCGCTACAACCGTACAGGCATTAAATGAAGAGTATCATACAAAAAACGGGAAGAACCTGATCAAGATCGTCAGAGATTATGATCGCAGTTTTATTGAATCCAATTTCATTGGCTTCAAAGGTTACGCGAAGGCATTCACCGACCGGCGACTCAGCATGACACTGTGGAATACCACTATTTTCACGTTCATTTCGGTGCTTTTTGAATTTGTTCTCGGTCTTGCCCTTGCGATGATTATGAATAAAGCGATACGCGGTCAGGGATTTATTCGAACCACTTCACTGATCCCCTGGGCCATCCCGACCGCGGTTGCTGCTCTGATGTGGAGCTATCTTTATGACGGGAGCAGCGGAATTGTGGCCCATGTTTTTGAATCGATTGGACTGATTTCTGATGCAAGTGATCTTCTGCTTTCAGGAACCGGAGCCATGATTGCAACAATCATCGCCGATATCTGGAAAACGACACCCTACATGGCGATCCTGCTGCTCGCCGGGTTGCAGACCATTCCAAAGGACGTTTACGAAGCTTCTGAAATCGAAGGAGCTAACAAAGTCCAGACATTCTTCAGGATTACCCTGCCGATGTTGAAACCGGCCATTCTTGTTGCCCTGCTCTTTCGCACATTGGATGCATTCCGGGTATTCGACCTGGTTTATGTTCTGACAAACGGTGGACCGGGCGGCGCGACGGAGACACTGTCTCTTTACTCCTATAAAACGATGTTCGGCCAGACCAATTTCGGGTATGGTTCCGTCATTGTTATGGTGATGTTTATCTGTGTCGCCATCATTGCCATCCTTTTTGTCAAAATTCTCGGTACTAATCTCATGGATAAAAATTAG
- a CDS encoding carbohydrate ABC transporter permease translates to MIFPFFWILITSFKPNGEIFGAGAYSLIADHPTWDAYREVLFNKGILNSVKNSLIVATTTTVYIIVIATLAAYAISRFHFWGKNVLLGLILAVSMFPQMIMAGPMYNLFMNLHLTNSYAVVLPYSTITLPIAVWILVTHFNQIPIALEESAKVDGATPFQILYKIVFPLAAPGVFTTAIIVFIAAWNEFLLTITLNSNASYQTVPVAVSFLRTQFQILWSEVSAATVIVTLPTLIIVLLFQKRIVSGLTSGGVKE, encoded by the coding sequence ATGATCTTTCCTTTCTTCTGGATTCTGATCACGTCGTTCAAACCCAACGGGGAAATATTCGGTGCCGGTGCATACAGCCTCATTGCAGATCATCCAACCTGGGACGCCTATAGAGAAGTCCTGTTCAATAAAGGCATCCTCAATTCTGTAAAGAACAGTTTAATTGTCGCAACAACGACTACTGTATATATCATCGTCATCGCCACACTGGCTGCTTATGCTATTTCTCGCTTCCATTTCTGGGGGAAAAACGTACTTCTTGGTCTGATTCTCGCTGTTTCCATGTTTCCGCAGATGATTATGGCAGGACCGATGTATAACCTGTTTATGAATCTTCACTTGACAAACAGCTATGCCGTTGTACTCCCCTACTCTACGATTACGTTGCCGATTGCCGTCTGGATTCTCGTTACCCATTTTAACCAGATTCCGATTGCACTGGAGGAATCAGCGAAAGTAGATGGTGCAACGCCATTTCAGATCTTGTATAAAATTGTCTTTCCACTTGCTGCTCCCGGGGTTTTTACAACGGCCATTATTGTTTTTATCGCTGCCTGGAATGAATTTTTACTGACGATTACATTGAACTCTAATGCCAGCTATCAGACCGTTCCGGTAGCCGTCTCTTTTCTTCGTACACAGTTTCAGATCCTCTGGAGTGAAGTGTCTGCTGCGACGGTGATTGTTACCCTGCCGACACTCATTATCGTTCTCCTTTTTCAGAAGAGAATTGTATCCGGACTGACGAGTGGCGGAGTGAAAGAATAA
- a CDS encoding glycosyl hydrolase family 65 protein, translating to MSWIYSNNDLSREQLPVNESLFSLANGYLGVRGNFEEACPDEIRSIRGTYINAFYDIVPIHYGERAYGYPQTKQKMMNVIDSQSMQLYLGEDSEPFSLFTGKIIRFERTLHMDAGYSERLIHWRSPHGRELILTFRRLVSFSHRELFAVELQIEPVNFHGKVTLMSSVNGKVANFSDHHDARVSSADEAKLSVMDCRTLDDLSIVSDRTSMSHLDVSCVSSIRLSVPCTRNIWIRKSSVETSITFLLNKPVTAVKKNIYTDSLRHGSQPERTGVNLHQKIDVLSFSELLKEQKRFLDAFWSISDVMIDGDSAIQEGIRFNLFHLLQSAGRDPFSSIAAKGLSGEGYEGHYFWDTEIFTVPFFTLTRPDIARHLLQYRYTILDQARKHAREMGHHQGTLFPWRTISGTECSAFFPAGTAQYHINADIAYSYAQYMRATGDLDFLEKYGFELIVETARIWIDIGHFQNGHFCIDDVTGPDEYTAIVNNNYYTNAMAQFNLNVAVKYYHILQKKAPETLNTLSEQLHLSPEEIRSWDRAAQAMYLPYDEDLKINPQDDTFLNKAVWDFAGTPDDHYPLLLHYHPLTLYRHQVCKQADTLLAHFLLEGAADIETIRNSFHYYEKITTHDSSLSTCIFSIMAARIGEYRKAYDYFLKSARIDLDNIQGNTRDGLHLANLGGSWMAILFGFAGIRITEKGLSLRPSIPLKWNNYSFHVVFQGKTLRFKIAQGLGQCQLERSGSLELTINNQKRTISSGETVTFQVNM from the coding sequence TTGAGCTGGATCTACAGCAATAATGACCTGTCCAGGGAACAGTTACCGGTCAATGAATCTCTGTTTTCTCTTGCAAACGGCTATCTCGGGGTCAGAGGAAATTTTGAAGAAGCCTGTCCGGATGAGATTCGGTCGATCCGTGGAACATATATCAACGCCTTTTATGATATCGTCCCGATCCATTACGGGGAAAGGGCTTACGGTTACCCGCAGACCAAGCAAAAAATGATGAATGTCATTGATTCCCAGAGCATGCAGCTATATTTGGGTGAAGACTCTGAACCGTTCTCCCTGTTCACAGGAAAGATTATTCGATTTGAACGTACCCTTCATATGGATGCGGGATATTCTGAACGCCTGATCCACTGGCGTTCGCCACATGGAAGGGAGCTTATCCTCACTTTTCGCCGGCTTGTCTCATTTTCGCACCGTGAGCTGTTCGCTGTCGAACTGCAAATTGAGCCGGTCAATTTTCATGGAAAAGTCACGCTTATGTCATCCGTTAATGGCAAAGTAGCAAATTTTTCGGATCATCATGATGCGCGTGTCAGTTCGGCTGATGAGGCGAAACTCTCAGTGATGGACTGCCGGACTTTGGATGATCTGAGTATCGTTTCGGATCGCACTTCTATGTCGCATCTGGATGTATCCTGTGTCAGTTCTATCCGATTATCTGTCCCCTGCACGCGGAACATCTGGATCAGGAAAAGCAGCGTGGAGACCTCCATCACTTTTCTGTTAAATAAGCCGGTGACTGCTGTAAAAAAAAATATTTATACCGATTCCCTGAGGCACGGGTCTCAACCTGAACGGACGGGGGTCAATCTTCATCAGAAGATTGACGTTCTGTCTTTCTCCGAACTTCTGAAGGAGCAGAAGCGTTTTCTTGATGCCTTCTGGTCGATCTCTGATGTGATGATCGACGGGGATTCCGCCATTCAGGAAGGCATTCGTTTCAATCTGTTCCATTTACTGCAATCTGCCGGTCGTGATCCATTCAGCAGTATCGCCGCGAAGGGACTGTCTGGAGAAGGTTACGAAGGTCATTATTTCTGGGATACGGAAATTTTCACTGTTCCTTTTTTTACGCTTACCAGACCGGACATTGCCCGACATCTGCTTCAATACAGGTATACCATACTGGATCAGGCGCGAAAGCATGCCCGTGAGATGGGACATCATCAAGGTACTTTATTTCCCTGGCGGACCATATCCGGAACGGAATGTTCGGCATTCTTCCCGGCAGGTACGGCGCAATACCACATCAATGCAGATATCGCCTACAGTTATGCACAGTATATGAGAGCAACCGGCGATCTTGATTTTCTGGAAAAATACGGTTTTGAATTGATTGTTGAGACGGCAAGGATCTGGATTGATATCGGCCATTTTCAGAACGGTCACTTTTGTATCGACGATGTCACCGGTCCTGACGAATATACGGCGATTGTGAACAACAATTATTATACAAATGCTATGGCTCAATTCAATTTAAATGTTGCCGTAAAATATTATCATATATTGCAAAAGAAAGCGCCGGAAACCTTGAACACTTTGTCGGAACAGCTACATCTGTCACCTGAAGAAATCAGGAGTTGGGACAGAGCGGCTCAAGCCATGTATCTCCCGTATGATGAAGACTTGAAGATAAATCCACAGGATGACACGTTTCTGAATAAAGCCGTGTGGGACTTTGCTGGCACGCCAGATGATCACTACCCCCTGCTGCTTCACTACCATCCGCTGACACTTTACCGTCATCAGGTATGCAAACAGGCGGATACGCTACTTGCGCATTTTTTGCTTGAGGGAGCTGCCGACATTGAAACGATTCGAAATTCGTTCCATTATTACGAAAAAATCACAACACACGATTCTTCTCTGTCAACCTGTATTTTCAGTATTATGGCAGCGAGGATCGGCGAATACCGGAAAGCGTATGACTATTTTCTAAAATCGGCACGGATTGATCTGGATAACATTCAGGGTAACACACGTGATGGATTGCATCTTGCAAATCTTGGCGGATCGTGGATGGCTATTCTGTTTGGTTTTGCCGGAATCAGGATCACAGAAAAAGGTCTTTCGCTCAGACCATCCATCCCCTTAAAATGGAATAACTATTCCTTTCATGTTGTGTTTCAGGGTAAAACGCTGCGATTTAAGATTGCACAAGGTCTGGGACAATGTCAACTTGAGCGTTCAGGTTCTCTGGAACTGACCATAAACAATCAAAAAAGAACGATCTCCTCTGGAGAGACGGTCACTTTTCAGGTCAATATGTAA
- a CDS encoding transposase — translation MKRKSYSKDFKAKIVLEILREEMTLNELSSRYGVHVNLLRKWKKTALEQLPQLFDRRQNEQSRMQAAYEEKIERLYGEVGRLTTELSWLKKKSGFDDVSRRAKG, via the coding sequence ATGAAGCGTAAATCATACTCAAAAGACTTCAAAGCCAAAATCGTGCTCGAAATTCTGCGGGAGGAGATGACGCTAAACGAATTGTCCTCCAGGTACGGTGTCCATGTCAATCTGTTGCGAAAATGGAAGAAGACAGCCCTGGAACAGTTGCCACAACTCTTCGACCGCCGGCAGAACGAACAGAGCCGGATGCAGGCGGCATACGAAGAAAAAATCGAAAGGCTCTATGGCGAAGTTGGCCGCCTGACCACGGAACTCTCGTGGCTTAAAAAAAAATCTGGCTTCGATGATGTCTCGCGAAGGGCGAAAGGGTAA
- a CDS encoding EndoU domain-containing protein: MMAIARWKETNQLLAYQIKMSYEEDVVNGNEFTKSRWYTYASLSIGSSLFTRNADKAAKAGKFAKAGKVDEVAFLKQLSERINEKIRNEATELKPGSEDYMLEKQRIALEAFNKILRDQQETPPLSFADANGRIPVNVLNPEYFRDRLEGIVYKSDDSTVGKGVNTPGTSDNPKSNNTSEPITSIDKLKNTDKFRRGALEHILEGQLNARGKAVGYHSESISDTPGRIIPGTESAPNKYGVYKAKIEVNNVPKTANGGESTFFPENWDAQKIVESINEAFENRQFIEGTRNTFIGELSNGMQIQMYIDMKSGKIISSFPIY; this comes from the coding sequence ATGATGGCCATCGCCCGCTGGAAGGAAACCAATCAACTACTCGCATATCAAATAAAAATGTCCTATGAAGAAGATGTCGTTAACGGGAATGAGTTTACGAAATCCCGGTGGTATACCTACGCATCTCTGTCGATTGGCTCTTCACTATTCACGAGAAACGCAGATAAAGCCGCCAAAGCTGGCAAATTCGCAAAAGCAGGCAAAGTCGATGAAGTGGCGTTCCTGAAGCAGCTTTCAGAAAGAATAAACGAGAAAATCAGGAACGAAGCCACGGAGTTAAAACCGGGCAGCGAGGATTACATGCTTGAAAAACAGCGGATCGCCCTGGAGGCGTTCAATAAAATCCTGAGAGACCAACAGGAAACCCCGCCGCTGTCATTCGCCGATGCCAATGGACGAATTCCGGTTAATGTGCTGAACCCGGAGTATTTCCGGGATAGGTTGGAAGGGATCGTTTATAAGTCTGATGACAGTACTGTTGGGAAAGGTGTTAACACGCCTGGAACCTCTGATAATCCTAAGAGTAATAATACGAGTGAACCAATTACATCGATTGACAAACTAAAAAACACTGATAAATTTAGAAGAGGAGCCTTGGAACATATTCTTGAAGGACAACTTAATGCACGTGGAAAAGCGGTAGGCTACCATTCTGAATCAATTTCAGACACACCTGGGAGGATTATTCCAGGGACAGAATCTGCACCAAATAAGTATGGTGTCTATAAAGCTAAGATAGAAGTTAACAATGTTCCAAAGACGGCAAATGGAGGAGAATCAACCTTTTTCCCGGAGAATTGGGATGCGCAAAAAATAGTAGAATCAATTAACGAGGCATTCGAAAACAGGCAATTTATCGAAGGAACAAGAAACACTTTTATAGGTGAGTTGTCAAATGGTATGCAGATTCAAATGTATATAGACATGAAGAGCGGTAAAATAATCTCATCATTTCCAATTTATTGA
- a CDS encoding putative holin-like toxin, with amino-acid sequence MTVYQAISLMISFATLIIMMLSFKDKTKK; translated from the coding sequence ATGACGGTTTATCAGGCCATCAGCTTGATGATTTCCTTTGCAACGCTGATAATCATGATGCTGTCATTTAAAGATAAAACAAAAAAGTAA
- a CDS encoding LXG domain-containing protein, which translates to MRINMMGSGGGGASDTKVFEADTLVEAATVRAHDYQTLRGQFETLRATFQGVTQLGGSDFQGRGADAIRSFYEAQSHVVDAWLRLIDKRIAFFKGIPGMIDNKNLGGDTYVNVPFLEDDLVFGRLRSSQLIEQQQDGIRKILNRISDLVTIDVFSTKSVENKLDEADDRRQKMVHDVRSLDQELTSEYRQLDMDFQYVAALYSELMNATRVRSYGIGTHNPDFWT; encoded by the coding sequence ATGAGAATTAACATGATGGGGTCCGGTGGCGGCGGGGCGTCGGATACGAAAGTCTTTGAAGCCGATACACTGGTCGAAGCCGCCACAGTGCGTGCCCATGATTATCAAACGCTGAGAGGCCAGTTTGAAACGCTTAGAGCAACTTTTCAGGGCGTGACGCAGCTTGGCGGCAGCGATTTTCAGGGGCGGGGTGCCGATGCGATCCGTTCGTTTTATGAAGCCCAGAGCCACGTTGTGGATGCCTGGCTGCGCCTGATCGACAAGCGGATTGCTTTTTTTAAAGGAATCCCCGGAATGATTGACAATAAAAATCTCGGCGGCGACACGTATGTCAACGTCCCGTTTCTCGAGGATGACCTTGTGTTCGGCAGACTCCGTTCCTCTCAGCTGATCGAGCAGCAGCAGGATGGCATCCGGAAGATTCTGAACCGCATCTCTGACCTGGTGACGATCGACGTTTTTTCCACGAAATCTGTAGAAAACAAGCTGGATGAAGCCGATGACCGGCGGCAGAAGATGGTGCATGATGTCCGCAGCCTGGATCAGGAGCTGACAAGCGAATACCGGCAGTTGGACATGGACTTCCAGTACGTCGCCGCTCTTTACAGCGAGCTGATGAACGCGACGCGCGTTCGATCGTACGGAATTGGAACTCATAATCCTGATTTTTGGACATAA
- a CDS encoding DUF5344 family protein, with product MGQIALNHGQVSGRLDEAKAAANQLSLKDPSGRGSNRLAITTDWESKEAMVQQLLTIYIEGLQNNIADTKANVDLLKRQDEVIR from the coding sequence ATGGGACAGATTGCACTCAACCACGGACAGGTCAGCGGTCGTCTGGATGAGGCAAAGGCTGCAGCAAACCAGCTTTCTCTTAAAGATCCGTCCGGTCGGGGATCGAATCGTCTGGCAATAACGACCGACTGGGAAAGCAAGGAAGCGATGGTGCAGCAACTCCTCACCATTTACATAGAAGGTCTCCAGAATAACATCGCTGACACGAAAGCCAACGTCGATCTGCTCAAGCGCCAGGATGAGGTGATCCGATGA
- a CDS encoding DUF5082 family protein produces MSASGTMSWIYRSLSQQAGEVDDKIARLKQAKRALENEQQASLDEIRNLVKPELDGNWKGSRARSFQNRREDARDGMKSKLTGRIDDYQQRIDTEISNLRTQAGFLDATRSMAYGAEYLMRQGEEAASDFWAQVDKIKGRLF; encoded by the coding sequence ATGAGTGCTTCAGGAACGATGAGCTGGATCTATCGAAGTCTGTCTCAGCAGGCGGGCGAGGTTGATGATAAAATTGCACGGCTGAAGCAGGCAAAACGGGCGCTGGAAAATGAACAGCAGGCGTCTCTGGATGAGATCAGGAATCTGGTCAAGCCAGAACTGGACGGAAACTGGAAAGGCTCCCGTGCCCGTTCCTTTCAGAACAGGCGGGAGGATGCTCGTGACGGGATGAAGTCGAAACTGACTGGTCGCATCGATGACTATCAACAACGGATTGATACGGAAATCTCGAATTTGCGCACTCAGGCCGGTTTTCTGGATGCAACGCGAAGCATGGCCTACGGCGCGGAATACCTGATGCGCCAGGGGGAAGAAGCTGCGAGCGATTTCTGGGCGCAGGTCGACAAAATCAAAGGGAGGCTGTTCTGA
- a CDS encoding bifunctional alpha,alpha-trehalose-phosphate synthase (UDP-forming)/trehalose-phosphatase, which translates to MSKTILISNRLPVTVRKKDDQITFHESIGGLATGLKGYQQKSGSPWIGWAGIADEVLSDDDKQLIDDKLNEKWSCVPVSLTKDDLDKYYYGFSNNTIWPLFHYFLNKTHYDFRTWEAYKRVNNKFFEAVDRIMEADDTVWIHDYQLMLLPQMIRNKYPNAKIGFFLHIPFPSYELFRTLIWREEILRGLLGADLIGFHTYDYVRHFFSTCTRLLGLNRKIHTIIYEDREVHVDAFPMGIDYDFFAGHTTDESQAASFKKMSSMKTILSIDRLDYTKGIPEKIRSFRRLLVRYPQYREKVRFNLIVAPSRVKVDSYKRLRRQITELVSSVNGTYGTVDWMPIWFYFQSFPQEQLISFYRHSDVLLVTPLRDGMNLVAKEYTASRTDLQGMLVISETAGAARELGEAVIVNPYDYNAVAAGIKTALEMPTEEKAARNKIMQERLKRYNIHFWVRTFLETLKQVTSQPDIIAAKNLDQDHSLVVNAYRRAKKRVLFLDYDGTLVGFAQTPELAKPDAELRELLRTLAEDPKNTIVINSGRDKSSLEQWFPESNLHLVSAHGLWVRHPNQKWKMTVPLNNEWKKAIRPILQMNADRMPGSFIEEKEYSLAWHYRLCEPDAIDLWLPTIKANLMNLTSSLNLRILQGKKVLEIKDNRVSKGSVTPLFLRGKHYDFVFGIGDDQTDEDLFASLPKNAFSVKVGIDETRAAYRLKSWHAVRALLRKFAETGKELEAANRL; encoded by the coding sequence ATGAGTAAAACCATTCTCATTTCGAACCGATTACCGGTAACCGTACGCAAAAAAGACGATCAAATCACCTTTCATGAAAGCATCGGTGGACTTGCCACAGGCTTGAAGGGCTATCAGCAGAAATCGGGCAGTCCGTGGATCGGTTGGGCGGGCATTGCTGATGAAGTGTTGTCGGACGATGATAAACAGCTGATTGACGATAAATTAAACGAAAAATGGTCTTGCGTACCCGTTTCATTGACAAAAGACGATCTGGATAAATACTATTACGGGTTTTCGAATAACACGATCTGGCCGTTATTTCATTATTTCCTGAATAAAACGCATTATGATTTTCGAACGTGGGAAGCGTACAAGCGAGTGAACAACAAATTTTTTGAAGCAGTTGATCGCATAATGGAAGCGGATGATACTGTCTGGATTCACGATTATCAGTTGATGCTGCTTCCGCAGATGATCCGGAATAAATATCCGAACGCCAAAATCGGCTTCTTTCTTCACATTCCATTCCCGTCTTATGAGCTGTTCCGCACGCTGATCTGGCGGGAAGAAATACTCCGCGGCCTGCTCGGCGCCGATCTGATCGGTTTTCATACGTACGATTACGTGCGTCATTTCTTCAGTACGTGTACCCGACTGCTCGGGCTAAACCGCAAGATTCACACGATCATCTATGAAGATCGGGAGGTTCATGTCGACGCTTTTCCAATGGGGATTGATTATGATTTCTTCGCCGGCCATACGACCGATGAGTCGCAAGCAGCGTCATTTAAAAAGATGTCGTCAATGAAAACAATCCTTTCCATCGACCGCCTCGACTATACAAAAGGGATTCCAGAGAAAATCCGGTCGTTCAGACGGCTGCTCGTCAGATATCCACAGTATCGGGAAAAAGTGCGATTCAATCTGATCGTTGCCCCTTCGCGAGTGAAAGTCGATTCGTACAAGCGATTGCGCCGGCAAATTACTGAATTGGTCAGTTCGGTGAACGGGACGTACGGAACGGTTGACTGGATGCCAATCTGGTTCTACTTCCAGTCTTTTCCGCAAGAACAGCTGATCTCCTTTTACCGCCATTCGGACGTCCTCCTTGTCACACCGCTGCGTGATGGCATGAATCTTGTTGCCAAAGAATATACAGCTTCACGGACGGATCTGCAGGGCATGCTCGTCATCAGTGAAACCGCTGGAGCAGCCAGAGAGCTGGGAGAGGCTGTGATTGTCAATCCGTATGATTACAACGCAGTCGCAGCGGGCATCAAAACAGCACTGGAGATGCCGACAGAGGAAAAAGCCGCACGAAATAAAATCATGCAGGAACGATTGAAACGCTATAATATTCATTTCTGGGTGCGCACGTTTCTCGAAACGCTTAAACAGGTGACTTCACAACCTGATATCATTGCCGCGAAAAATCTTGATCAGGATCACTCTTTGGTTGTCAATGCTTATCGCCGGGCGAAGAAGAGAGTTTTATTTCTGGATTATGACGGGACATTGGTTGGGTTTGCCCAGACGCCTGAGCTGGCCAAGCCGGATGCCGAGCTCAGGGAACTGCTGCGCACGCTTGCCGAAGATCCGAAAAATACGATCGTGATTAACTCGGGAAGAGACAAAAGTTCGCTGGAACAATGGTTCCCGGAGTCGAATCTTCATCTCGTGTCGGCGCATGGCCTCTGGGTCCGACACCCGAACCAAAAGTGGAAAATGACTGTGCCGCTGAACAACGAATGGAAAAAAGCGATTCGCCCGATTCTCCAGATGAATGCTGATCGGATGCCCGGATCCTTTATCGAAGAAAAAGAATACTCGCTGGCATGGCACTACCGTCTTTGTGAACCAGATGCCATCGATCTTTGGCTGCCAACGATCAAGGCGAATTTAATGAACCTGACCAGTTCATTGAATCTCCGAATCTTGCAGGGGAAAAAGGTGCTTGAGATCAAAGATAATCGGGTCAGCAAGGGATCGGTGACGCCGCTTTTTCTGCGGGGTAAACATTACGACTTTGTCTTTGGTATCGGCGACGACCAGACCGACGAGGATTTATTTGCCTCATTGCCCAAAAATGCGTTTTCCGTTAAAGTCGGTATCGACGAGACCCGGGCTGCTTACCGGCTGAAATCGTGGCATGCGGTACGCGCGCTTCTCCGGAAATTCGCGGAAACAGGGAAGGAACTGGAAGCTGCCAATCGCCTGTGA
- a CDS encoding glycosyl hydrolase family 65 protein has protein sequence MTGIRITEKGLSLRPSIPLKWNNYSFHIVFQGKTLRFKLAQDLGQCQLKRSGYLELILNN, from the coding sequence TTGACCGGAATCAGGATCACAGAAAAAGGTCTCTCGCTCAGACCATCTATCCCCTTAAAATGGAATAACTATTCCTTTCATATTGTGTTTCAGGGTAAAACGCTGCGATTTAAGCTTGCACAAGACCTGGGGCAATGTCAACTTAAGCGTTCAGGTTATTTGGAACTGATCCTGAATAATTAA